TCCAAAGTCCGTCAGGGTTGAAACTGTAGGTCATGTCGAAGGCTGGCGATAGCGTCCAGGCACCCGATTTATCCATCAAAAAGGCGATGTTCTTCACATGGTCGTCCTGATTGCGGCCGATGATATTGAAGACCATGCGGCGAAACTGCTCCTCCACCGTCTGCATCGGCAGGCCCAGCTGACGTATCACCATCAATGCCTGTTCATAACTGTAGGCGCCTGCGGTATTGAAATCGTAATGGGCCATGGCACACAACGACTGCATGTGCAGTTTTTCGCCCCCATCCAGGCGGTCAAACCGCTTGGTCATGAAGTGGCGTCGCCCCCCCTCTTCAAACAGCCGGGATTCGTTGATATCGATACCGCATGCCCTTGCCATCAAGTAGTAGGCATACTCGACGGCACCGTAGCCTTGGGGGTCCTCCAGCTCCTTATCCCGGTTGCCGCTGACGCCGTCGAATTTCAATAACCAGTATTCGAATCCCTCACCGGCCGTCACCTGACCGGAGCGGACCTCATTGGTCTCCCGATTCCAGGCGATCACCGCCTTTGCCCGCGCCCCGCCGGCAGAGGTGCCGACACGCAGGATATCGCTGAGAGCCTCCTGTTTGTCGGTATCCGCAAGCGAGTGTTGCAACGCTTGTCGCTGGCCGAGTATCAGCGACGCCAACTCAACCAATCTGTCGATCTCTATTTGGCTGGAATGCCGGGCCCCGGGACCGATCGCCGGTACATACTCAAGCGCCCCCATACCGCGCCGGCCGGTGTAACAGAGACGCTCTACCGCATTGAAGCTGTGGCTCGACCTGCCCTGGGAGGCCAGCCAGGCATCGATCAGCAGATTGCCGAACCTGTCCGGCAGTGAATCCGCCAGCAGGCCCGGCAGGCCGTGAAATGTTTCCCGAGGGAGTTGCGGAAAGCTGTAGAGACGCTTGGACAAAGGCATCATCATCGGCGCGACTTCGATGCCGCTGCGGCTAAAGGCCGGATCGTATTCAAACAGCGCTGTCGACTCGCCATCCGCCAACGAAACCGCGCCTATGGTACGTCCCCACAGGCGAACCTCGGCAACCGTGGCCATTACTCATCACCCCAATGCCAAGGCTTCTCCCTGTCTGCCTTTTCGCGGGGGGTGGAAGCCCGTTTGCGTACCTTACCTTTGCGTTTCAGGAGATCCATCGGCCGCTGCGCCTGCTCCGGAAACAGCAGCTCCAGTCCGGGCAGCAATCCCAACACCCGCAACAGGCGGATCATGCTCGACATCTGCGCCGATGCGCCCGCCTCAATCCGCTCCACGGTCCGCTTGGCAACACCCGCCTGCTCGGCCAGTACCGCCTGAGTCATCTGCAGAGCGAGACGGCGTTGCAGGATGCGCTGACCGATCTCTGTCAGGACCGCCTCATC
This sequence is a window from Candidatus Thiodiazotropha sp. LNASS1. Protein-coding genes within it:
- a CDS encoding type II toxin-antitoxin system HipA family toxin; protein product: MATVAEVRLWGRTIGAVSLADGESTALFEYDPAFSRSGIEVAPMMMPLSKRLYSFPQLPRETFHGLPGLLADSLPDRFGNLLIDAWLASQGRSSHSFNAVERLCYTGRRGMGALEYVPAIGPGARHSSQIEIDRLVELASLILGQRQALQHSLADTDKQEALSDILRVGTSAGGARAKAVIAWNRETNEVRSGQVTAGEGFEYWLLKFDGVSGNRDKELEDPQGYGAVEYAYYLMARACGIDINESRLFEEGGRRHFMTKRFDRLDGGEKLHMQSLCAMAHYDFNTAGAYSYEQALMVIRQLGLPMQTVEEQFRRMVFNIIGRNQDDHVKNIAFLMDKSGAWTLSPAFDMTYSFNPDGLWTATHQMTLNGKRDSFSLDDFRACAKSASMKRGRAEAIVAEVHSTVSNWSQFAEQAGVPELMTRQIQNALHLDLP
- a CDS encoding helix-turn-helix domain-containing protein, whose product is MKISDLVSDEAVLTEIGQRILQRRLALQMTQAVLAEQAGVAKRTVERIEAGASAQMSSMIRLLRVLGLLPGLELLFPEQAQRPMDLLKRKGKVRKRASTPREKADREKPWHWGDE